Proteins encoded together in one Terriglobus saanensis SP1PR4 window:
- a CDS encoding threonine synthase, which translates to MSLISHFECSRCQTVVPPSSEAPTVCPKCAGTLYVRYDLSAAKGIEARDRIGTTVQDRQWSGMWRYRDVLPTVEPVTLGEGWTPMLPSRRYANVFLKEEGANPTGTFKARGLAMAISMLRSYGIKKVAVPSAGNAGGAVAAYAAAAGIEAHIFMPKDVPLANQVECVAYGAHMTLVDGLISDCARIVGERKASEGWFDLSTLKEPFRVEGKKTMGYELVEQLGWEYPDAVFYPTGGGVGLIGMWKAFEEMEELGWVTGKRPKMIAVQAAGCAPVAKAYDEGADVSVMFQNAATFASGLRVPKPYGDYIILDDVRKSGGTVVARTDEELLVSLRDWAEHEGILLSPEGAASTAAYDHLIGTGFLKPSDRVVLFNTGSGNKYTDVLAQALGLTNGD; encoded by the coding sequence ATGTCTCTGATCAGCCATTTTGAATGCTCCCGTTGCCAGACAGTTGTTCCCCCTTCTTCCGAAGCTCCTACCGTTTGTCCGAAGTGCGCAGGGACTCTCTACGTTCGTTATGACCTGTCCGCCGCGAAGGGGATCGAAGCGCGTGATCGCATTGGAACGACAGTTCAGGATCGGCAGTGGTCCGGGATGTGGCGCTATCGGGATGTACTCCCCACCGTCGAGCCTGTAACGCTGGGTGAGGGTTGGACACCGATGCTTCCGAGCCGCCGCTACGCCAACGTCTTTCTGAAGGAGGAAGGGGCCAATCCGACCGGAACCTTCAAGGCGCGTGGTCTGGCGATGGCGATCAGCATGCTTCGTTCTTACGGAATCAAGAAGGTCGCGGTGCCTTCCGCAGGCAATGCCGGTGGGGCCGTTGCCGCCTATGCCGCCGCGGCGGGAATTGAAGCGCATATTTTTATGCCGAAGGATGTTCCGCTGGCCAATCAGGTAGAGTGCGTCGCTTACGGAGCGCACATGACGTTGGTCGATGGCCTGATCTCCGACTGCGCGCGTATCGTCGGCGAACGGAAGGCGAGCGAGGGCTGGTTCGATCTCTCCACGCTCAAGGAGCCGTTTCGTGTGGAAGGCAAGAAGACGATGGGCTATGAGTTGGTGGAGCAGTTGGGATGGGAGTATCCCGATGCCGTGTTCTATCCGACCGGGGGCGGCGTTGGGCTGATCGGCATGTGGAAGGCCTTCGAAGAGATGGAAGAGTTAGGTTGGGTCACAGGGAAGCGTCCGAAGATGATCGCGGTGCAGGCGGCGGGTTGCGCCCCCGTGGCGAAGGCGTACGACGAGGGTGCGGACGTGAGCGTCATGTTCCAGAACGCAGCGACCTTCGCTTCCGGCCTGCGGGTTCCGAAGCCTTATGGCGACTACATCATTCTGGACGACGTGCGGAAGTCCGGTGGAACGGTGGTGGCTCGCACGGACGAAGAACTCCTGGTCTCGCTGCGCGACTGGGCGGAGCATGAGGGTATTCTGCTTTCGCCGGAGGGTGCAGCGTCAACGGCGGCCTACGATCACCTGATCGGAACCGGGTTCCTGAAGCCCTCGGACCGTGTGGTCCTCTTCAACACCGGCTCGGGCAACAAATACACGGATGTGCTGGCTCAGGCCCTGGGGTTGACGAACGGCGATTAA
- the dapA gene encoding 4-hydroxy-tetrahydrodipicolinate synthase produces MDTLQLSGCGTALVTPFNADGSVDENTLHSLVHWQIESGIRLIVVCGSTGEASTLTDEETLAVARMAISTAASRASVFVGCTHNSTLEAVKRAKRIAKLSGVGGILTACPYYNKPSQEGMYLHFQAIALAVAPVPVLLYNVPSRTSSNLLPETVLRLSAIANIVGIKESSGNLGQIGDLLTTLPRGFRVFCGDDALTLPVIAAGGVGLISVASNAAPAMMNQMVDAALANDWPVARRIQRQTARFVREIFSEPSPGPIKAVLTAMGKIDGDTLRLPMTPVTFPTRRRLESTAGELGLLVNAPQTSENLRMF; encoded by the coding sequence ATGGACACCTTGCAACTCTCCGGATGCGGCACAGCACTCGTCACCCCCTTCAATGCAGACGGCTCGGTGGACGAAAATACGCTGCACTCCCTCGTCCATTGGCAGATTGAAAGCGGCATTCGCCTGATCGTCGTATGCGGCTCGACGGGCGAAGCCTCAACCCTAACGGACGAAGAGACGCTGGCTGTCGCGCGCATGGCGATCTCGACCGCTGCCAGCCGCGCGAGTGTCTTTGTGGGATGCACGCATAACTCCACGCTGGAAGCCGTGAAGCGCGCAAAGCGCATCGCGAAGCTTTCGGGTGTGGGCGGCATTCTTACTGCGTGCCCGTATTACAACAAGCCTTCGCAGGAGGGAATGTACCTCCACTTCCAGGCGATCGCTCTGGCCGTCGCACCGGTGCCGGTACTTCTCTACAACGTGCCCAGCCGCACGTCCTCAAATCTTTTGCCGGAGACGGTGCTGCGCCTCTCCGCGATTGCGAACATCGTCGGCATCAAGGAGTCGAGCGGGAATCTCGGCCAGATTGGCGATCTACTGACCACGCTGCCGCGCGGCTTCCGCGTCTTCTGCGGAGACGATGCGCTCACCCTGCCGGTGATTGCTGCTGGAGGCGTTGGGTTGATCTCTGTAGCTTCCAACGCAGCGCCCGCGATGATGAACCAGATGGTCGATGCGGCGCTCGCGAACGACTGGCCGGTGGCACGGCGGATTCAGCGGCAGACTGCGCGTTTTGTGCGTGAGATTTTCTCTGAACCGAGCCCCGGACCGATCAAAGCGGTCCTCACGGCGATGGGAAAGATCGATGGTGATACGCTACGCCTTCCCATGACGCCGGTGACCTTCCCCACACGACGCCGCCTGGAGAGCACTGCCGGAGAGCTTGGCCTGCTCGTCAATGCTCCCCAGACGAGCGAAAATCTGAGGATGTTTTAG
- a CDS encoding rhamnogalacturonidase yields the protein MKNFDAARRELLKFSGMGLAGVTLPSLLTAQSRPPLAVANGAGGPGFFDIRHYGATGDGKTVDTKGIQNAIDAAVAAGGGTVVFPAGKYLSFSLRMKSYVHLYLSQGCILIAADSPSPGQTTGYRGGTYDAAEPNTAWDAYQDYGHNHWHNSLIWAEDAHDLSISGPGLIWGKGLSNGRSRKDNSGFDFTAEQAGVGNKAIAMKNCFNVMLADFSVLKGGHFCLLLTGVDNLTIDNLKMDTDRDGMDIDCCKNVRVSNCTVNSPWDDAICPKSSYALGYARPTENVTITNCYVTGYYQLGSLLDGSLKRYSEDTHVPRTGRIKCGTESNGGFKNISISNCVFEGCQGLALESEDGALCEDIAISNITMRDIDSCPFFLRLGARLRGPKETTQVGTLRRVLINNVTCYNSSSKISSILSGVPGHAIEDVKFSDIYVQHKGGASADAAKVVPPELENKYPDPDMFGPMPAHGFYFRHVRHLEMSHVEVQPAAEDARPTFILEDVERADFFAITAPTNVPAFALNKVKDLRIGWSRAAKDTVLANADGMSL from the coding sequence ATGAAGAACTTTGACGCCGCGCGTCGCGAACTCTTGAAGTTTTCCGGCATGGGTCTTGCCGGAGTGACTCTACCTTCTCTTCTCACCGCCCAATCGCGTCCTCCCCTTGCTGTGGCGAACGGCGCTGGTGGCCCTGGCTTTTTCGATATACGTCACTATGGCGCGACCGGCGACGGCAAGACGGTGGATACGAAGGGCATCCAAAATGCCATCGATGCGGCTGTCGCTGCTGGTGGTGGAACCGTAGTCTTTCCGGCAGGGAAATATCTTTCTTTTTCGTTGCGCATGAAGAGTTACGTTCATCTCTATCTCTCGCAGGGATGCATCCTCATTGCGGCAGACTCTCCTTCGCCGGGACAGACCACGGGCTATCGCGGAGGCACCTACGACGCGGCAGAGCCGAATACCGCGTGGGATGCCTATCAGGACTACGGGCACAACCACTGGCATAACTCGCTGATCTGGGCGGAAGACGCGCATGATCTCTCCATCTCCGGTCCAGGACTGATCTGGGGAAAGGGTCTCTCCAACGGTCGTTCGCGCAAGGATAACTCCGGCTTCGATTTCACTGCGGAACAGGCGGGCGTGGGAAACAAAGCCATCGCGATGAAGAACTGCTTCAACGTCATGCTCGCGGATTTTTCGGTACTCAAGGGCGGACACTTCTGTCTGTTGCTGACCGGAGTCGATAACCTGACCATCGACAACCTGAAGATGGATACCGACCGCGACGGTATGGACATCGACTGCTGCAAGAATGTCCGCGTCTCGAACTGTACGGTGAACTCGCCGTGGGACGACGCCATCTGCCCGAAGTCGAGTTACGCGTTGGGTTATGCGCGTCCTACGGAAAACGTTACGATCACGAACTGCTACGTGACGGGCTACTACCAGCTCGGCTCGCTGCTCGATGGATCGCTGAAGCGATACTCCGAGGACACGCACGTTCCCCGCACAGGACGCATCAAGTGCGGCACGGAATCCAATGGGGGCTTCAAGAACATCTCCATCTCGAACTGCGTCTTTGAAGGCTGCCAGGGACTCGCTCTTGAGTCAGAGGATGGCGCGCTCTGTGAAGACATCGCTATCTCCAACATCACGATGCGGGATATCGACAGCTGCCCGTTCTTCCTGCGGCTTGGCGCGCGGCTGCGTGGACCGAAGGAGACGACGCAGGTGGGGACTCTGCGAAGAGTACTTATCAATAACGTGACTTGCTACAACTCAAGCTCGAAGATCAGTTCCATCCTGAGCGGCGTTCCCGGCCATGCGATTGAAGACGTGAAGTTCTCCGATATCTACGTGCAACACAAAGGCGGAGCCAGCGCCGATGCGGCGAAGGTCGTTCCGCCTGAGTTAGAGAACAAATATCCCGACCCAGATATGTTCGGCCCCATGCCCGCGCACGGCTTCTACTTCCGCCATGTGCGGCACCTGGAGATGAGCCATGTCGAAGTGCAGCCGGCTGCAGAGGATGCGCGCCCGACATTCATTCTGGAAGATGTGGAACGCGCCGACTTCTTCGCCATCACCGCACCGACGAATGTTCCGGCGTTCGCGCTGAACAAGGTGAAGGACCTACGCATCGGTTGGAGCCGCGCGGCCAAAGATACGGTGCTGGCGAACGCCGACGGTATGTCGCTCTAA
- a CDS encoding TonB-dependent receptor, with protein sequence MRSIHFIAVEAGPMRCHLSIHWKLAAALASLIHPLAGVAQESCPAGLRIEGTVTDTTGAAIPGARVKASEGITATTNGAGGFVLPCVPRSLSTITAQAEGFTPGTAAANGEAGSVVQISLQLPIAAVEASVQVNADASTIDADNGAGTRTLSAQEIQQLPDDPDDLLQQLQMLAATGGGAASSAAVVVDGFQNGSAMPPKSSIASIRVNPDEFSPEYERPSSHGGRIEITTKPGPASFHGALFFNDSDGSFNATNPFSLISTPAGRRRYGFELSGPILRQKSGFSLALEKRDIDEFNIVNATTLNSSGQPVPFQQTVTAPQRRWIASARNDWQVTPRDVATFSYTVDTNNRGNQGVGGLTLAEAGYSSLMNQYNLRFTNVMTLNPNLLHETRIGYTWNRIEQTPLSTAPSVQVAGYFVGGGATSQNLNDRERDLEIDDDLMVTRGKHSFKFGAQSLGLFIHNYDPDTFNGAYTFGGGSAPLLDADNQPTGQTTTLKPIEQYERALLHLPGGNATTYQVTNGNPLVPFTQWRLALYAQDQIKLAPRLNVTTGIRYDLQTSPHSLANFSPRVGISWALDKQSTWVMHLRAGLFSSSVAPSYPTQIYRLNGLRQQQTLIYSPDYSNPLTPIAGSIAIGTRWQFARSYRRIPSAQFQATLDHDLPHHWHASVALTWADGWGDSRSLNINAPQVASGSGGAPDPISALMAPRPFAPNQNIFEYQNSAHTWGTVFWAGIEQKSYKRFSLNLGYWAVNFRSDGGTDLAQPQSSYSNRGESSRPDWQSSGALAETELKLPGRLELSAEFYLHTGLPYNLTTGTDANGDGSFNDRPSYAAAAGDGVYNTRFGLLSTNTVNGNVPRNLGTMPHILHAYANLSRAFKLNPQDADHPSTLTFNVRGINVLNHTNATAVGTVISSPNLGEAITAEAARRVELGVRFAF encoded by the coding sequence ATGAGAAGTATCCACTTCATCGCTGTCGAGGCAGGGCCTATGAGATGTCATCTCTCTATCCATTGGAAGCTCGCGGCGGCCCTTGCCTCGCTGATCCATCCACTCGCAGGCGTCGCTCAAGAATCTTGCCCTGCAGGTCTTCGCATTGAAGGCACTGTGACCGATACGACCGGCGCGGCGATTCCGGGAGCGCGCGTCAAGGCATCCGAAGGTATTACAGCGACAACGAATGGCGCGGGCGGTTTTGTTCTGCCCTGTGTTCCGCGCAGTCTGAGCACGATCACAGCACAAGCCGAGGGGTTCACCCCAGGAACGGCCGCAGCGAATGGAGAAGCCGGAAGCGTCGTACAGATTAGCCTCCAACTTCCGATTGCCGCAGTGGAAGCGAGTGTTCAAGTCAACGCCGATGCAAGCACGATCGACGCGGACAACGGCGCGGGAACCAGAACACTTTCCGCTCAGGAGATCCAGCAGTTACCGGACGATCCCGATGATCTCCTGCAGCAACTGCAGATGCTCGCAGCGACTGGTGGTGGGGCTGCTTCGTCGGCCGCGGTGGTGGTGGATGGATTTCAGAATGGAAGTGCGATGCCACCCAAGAGTTCCATCGCTTCGATTCGCGTGAATCCGGATGAATTTTCCCCCGAGTACGAACGTCCTTCCTCGCATGGCGGAAGAATCGAGATCACGACAAAACCTGGGCCTGCCTCCTTTCACGGAGCGCTTTTTTTCAACGATAGCGATGGCAGTTTCAACGCGACCAATCCTTTTTCTCTCATCTCTACCCCGGCGGGAAGACGTCGCTATGGCTTTGAGTTGAGCGGGCCGATTCTGCGGCAGAAGAGCGGGTTTTCACTCGCGCTGGAAAAGCGCGACATCGATGAGTTCAACATCGTCAACGCAACTACGTTGAACTCAAGTGGACAGCCCGTTCCTTTCCAGCAAACAGTCACGGCACCGCAACGGCGCTGGATCGCTTCGGCGCGGAATGACTGGCAGGTCACTCCGAGAGACGTCGCGACGTTTTCTTATACCGTCGACACCAACAACCGTGGGAATCAGGGAGTGGGCGGTCTTACGCTGGCGGAGGCGGGCTACTCCAGCCTGATGAACCAATACAATCTGCGCTTCACCAATGTCATGACCTTGAACCCGAACCTGCTGCATGAGACGCGCATTGGCTATACGTGGAATCGCATCGAACAGACGCCTCTTTCGACTGCGCCTTCCGTGCAGGTGGCAGGCTACTTTGTCGGCGGAGGAGCCACCAGCCAGAATCTCAACGACCGAGAGCGCGATCTTGAGATAGACGATGACCTGATGGTGACGCGTGGCAAACACTCGTTCAAGTTCGGCGCACAGTCTCTGGGTCTTTTCATCCATAACTACGATCCCGATACCTTCAACGGCGCCTATACGTTCGGTGGCGGAAGTGCGCCGCTCCTCGACGCAGACAATCAGCCTACGGGGCAGACCACCACACTCAAACCCATCGAGCAGTACGAACGCGCCTTGCTCCATCTTCCCGGAGGCAATGCCACAACGTATCAGGTCACCAACGGTAACCCGCTTGTCCCTTTTACACAGTGGCGACTGGCTCTCTACGCCCAGGACCAGATCAAGCTGGCCCCACGTCTTAACGTCACGACGGGCATACGGTATGACCTTCAGACCTCGCCGCATAGCCTTGCGAATTTTTCTCCCAGGGTCGGGATATCCTGGGCACTCGATAAGCAATCCACATGGGTGATGCATTTGAGAGCCGGGCTCTTCAGTTCCTCCGTAGCGCCGAGTTATCCGACGCAAATTTATCGGTTGAATGGTCTTCGGCAGCAGCAGACGTTAATCTATTCACCCGATTACAGCAATCCACTCACGCCTATCGCTGGATCGATTGCGATCGGGACGAGGTGGCAGTTTGCGCGTTCCTACCGACGGATTCCGTCCGCGCAGTTCCAGGCGACGCTCGATCACGACCTTCCCCACCACTGGCACGCTTCAGTGGCGCTGACGTGGGCAGATGGCTGGGGTGATTCGCGGTCTCTGAATATCAATGCACCGCAGGTCGCCAGCGGGAGCGGCGGCGCGCCTGATCCGATTTCCGCTCTGATGGCTCCGCGCCCTTTTGCGCCCAACCAAAATATCTTTGAATATCAAAACTCCGCGCATACATGGGGGACTGTCTTCTGGGCCGGAATCGAACAGAAGAGCTACAAGCGATTCAGTCTCAACCTCGGATATTGGGCGGTCAATTTCAGATCCGATGGAGGGACGGATTTAGCTCAACCGCAGTCCAGTTACAGCAATCGAGGCGAATCCTCGCGGCCCGACTGGCAGTCGAGTGGTGCGTTAGCGGAGACCGAGCTGAAACTACCGGGAAGGCTCGAACTCTCGGCCGAGTTTTATCTGCACACGGGGCTTCCGTATAACCTCACGACTGGTACCGATGCGAACGGAGATGGCTCCTTCAACGACCGGCCTTCCTATGCTGCGGCGGCTGGCGATGGCGTCTACAACACGCGCTTTGGACTTCTCAGCACGAATACCGTCAACGGCAATGTTCCGCGGAACCTGGGCACTATGCCGCACATACTGCATGCCTATGCGAACCTTAGCCGCGCTTTCAAACTGAATCCACAGGACGCAGACCATCCCTCCACCCTTACGTTCAACGTCCGCGGGATCAATGTGCTCAATCACACCAATGCCACGGCTGTGGGAACAGTCATCTCTTCGCCCAACCTTGGAGAGGCAATTACTGCCGAGGCCGCGCGACGCGTGGAATTGGGAGTGCGTTTCGCGTTCTGA
- the gnd gene encoding phosphogluconate dehydrogenase (NAD(+)-dependent, decarboxylating): protein MQIAMIGLGRMGANMVRRLMKAGHECVVYNRSPAAVDALVKEGATGSTSIKELVSKLKAPRAVWMMVPAGAVDATIQELQQSLEAGDIVIDGGNSYYVDDLRRSKAVGDAKLKWADVGTSGGVFGLERGYCLMIGGEKETVQYLDPIFKALAPGRGTVDRTPGRENATETTTAEEGYLHCGPAGAGHFVKMVHNGIEYGIMAAYAEGLNILKHANVGNTQETFDAETAPMREPDHYKYDMPVPEIAEVWRRGSVVSSWLLDLTAAALVESPELKDFSGRVSDSGEGRWTTIAAIDEGVPADVLSAALFARFTSQSNAVYANKLLSAMRFQFGGHKEKTS from the coding sequence ATGCAAATTGCGATGATTGGTTTGGGAAGAATGGGCGCGAACATGGTGCGCCGCCTGATGAAGGCTGGGCATGAGTGTGTTGTGTACAACCGAAGCCCGGCCGCTGTAGACGCCCTGGTGAAAGAGGGCGCGACGGGTTCCACCTCGATCAAGGAGTTGGTGAGCAAGCTGAAGGCTCCCCGCGCGGTCTGGATGATGGTGCCCGCAGGTGCGGTCGATGCCACCATTCAGGAGCTGCAGCAGTCTCTCGAAGCAGGGGACATCGTAATCGATGGCGGCAACTCGTATTACGTGGATGATCTACGCCGCTCCAAAGCCGTGGGTGATGCGAAGTTGAAGTGGGCCGATGTCGGCACCAGCGGCGGAGTCTTCGGCCTGGAGCGCGGATACTGCCTCATGATCGGTGGCGAAAAAGAGACTGTGCAGTATCTCGACCCCATCTTCAAAGCGCTCGCGCCTGGGCGTGGCACGGTGGATCGTACACCGGGACGGGAGAATGCGACCGAAACGACCACCGCAGAAGAGGGCTATCTCCACTGCGGGCCTGCGGGTGCGGGTCACTTTGTGAAGATGGTGCACAATGGCATCGAGTACGGCATCATGGCCGCGTATGCGGAAGGCCTGAACATCCTGAAGCATGCCAACGTCGGCAATACGCAGGAGACTTTCGACGCGGAGACGGCACCGATGCGCGAGCCGGACCATTACAAGTACGACATGCCCGTTCCGGAGATTGCCGAGGTATGGCGTCGGGGCAGCGTGGTCTCTTCCTGGCTGCTGGATCTTACGGCGGCAGCGCTGGTGGAGTCTCCCGAACTGAAGGACTTCAGCGGGCGAGTTTCAGACTCGGGCGAGGGCCGATGGACGACCATCGCTGCCATCGACGAAGGTGTTCCGGCGGATGTTTTGAGTGCGGCGCTCTTCGCTCGCTTCACCTCGCAGAGCAACGCGGTGTATGCAAACAAGCTTCTCTCGGCGATGAGATTTCAGTTCGGCGGGCACAAAGAGAAGACTTCGTAG